A stretch of the Papaver somniferum cultivar HN1 chromosome 6, ASM357369v1, whole genome shotgun sequence genome encodes the following:
- the LOC113285667 gene encoding osteocalcin 2-like codes for MEEQKKSPVLVHLEQKNPALHHQEQKTPTIDHQEQKNPTLPVNVDDTFSFSSENESFQHQQDEQESDFEFGSITPDSPTSDSCKNSPADLLFFNGQLLPHVFPSFSSTDSSTRTSRTGSIRSKDSFTWASRSNSNNSRSSFSSSSSTTQTSSPISHALSPNPTLKYSLCSGDHIDLVSAKSKPIVGASKNSTTKKPVRVQPSTMPKSKWQFIKPAPILTATTDMCRNKKIEIVAVHQKPKTKKQIKTKKKKSRSARSWFGWRIFRSILWACRACHALEP; via the coding sequence atggaagaacagaagaagagtcCTGTTCTAGTTCACCTAGAACAGAAGAATCCCGCTCTCCATCACCAAGAACAGAAGACCCCTACTATAGATCACCAAGAACAGAAGAATCCTACTCTCCCTGTCAATGTTGATGATACATTTTCATTCTCGTCCGAAAATGAGTCATTTCAACATCAACAAGATGAACAAGAATCCGATTTTGAATTTGGATCGATTACACCAGACTCGCCAACAAGCGATTCATGCAAGAATTCTCCGGCTGATTTATTGTTCTTCAACGGCCAACTTCTACCTCATGTTTTCCCGTCATTTTCAAGTACAGATTCTTCAACTCGGACAAGTCGTACCGGCAGCATTAGAAGTAAAGATTCGTTTACATGGGCATCTCGAAGCAATAGCAACAACAGTAGAAGCAGTTTCAGCAGTAGTAGCAGTACTACTCAAACTAGTAGTCCGATAAGCCATGCATTAAGCCCCAATCCGACATTGAAGTATTCATTATGTAGTGGTGATCACATTGATCTTGTCAGTGCCAAATCAAAACCTATTGTTGGGGCCAGCAAGAATTCCACCACCAAGAAGCCAGTCCGAGTACAACCTTCCACTATGCCAAAATCGAAGTGGCAATTTATAAAACCGGCACCAATTTTAACAGCTACAACAGATATGTGCCGGAATAAGAAAATTGAGATAGTGGCCGTTCATCAAAAGCCGAAAACAAAAAAGCAAATCaagacaaagaagaaaaaaagtagaTCAGCACGATCATGGTTTGGGTGGAGAATTTTCAGGTCAATTTTATGGGCTTGTCGAGCATGCCATGCTCTTGAGCCATAA